A genome region from Gossypium hirsutum isolate 1008001.06 chromosome A04, Gossypium_hirsutum_v2.1, whole genome shotgun sequence includes the following:
- the LOC107924501 gene encoding transcription repressor OFP6 has protein sequence MLSDKKKLILNTVSVSIGCSSCKRSKLASFFSPKPKSKSKPKSKPKSNSQSLYNSSSSSSSKKAATHYYFSETATSFSPSTDTPRCWDMDTDDTDHDSKGSMSTVRGFGRVGGESLAVEKDSDDPYLDFRHSMLQMILEKEIYSKDDLRELLNCFLELNSPYYHGIIIRAFTEIWNGVFNVKPGGGGAVASPELHFGFRPCDF, from the coding sequence ATGTTAAGCGACAAAAAAAAGCTGATCCTTAACACCGTTTCAGTCAGCATAGGCTGCAGCAGCTGCAAGAGATCCAAGCTCGCTAGTTTTTTCAGCCCCAAAcccaaatccaaatccaaaccCAAATCCAAACCCAAATCTAATTCCCAATCTCTTTACAACTCTTCTTCTTCGAGCTCTTCCAAGAAAGCAGCCACCCATTACTATTTCTCGGAAACCGCCACCTCTTTTTCTCCCAGCACTGACACTCCTCGTTGCTGGGACATGGACACCGATGACACAGACCACGACAGTAAGGGTTCAATGTCAACTGTACGAGGTTTTGGTCGTGTCGGAGGGGAGAGTCTAGCAGTGGAGAAGGACTCCGACGACCCTTATTTGGACTTCAGGCACTCCATGTTGCAAATGATACTGGAGAAAGAGATATATTCGAAAGATGATTTGAGAGAGCTTCTCAACTGTTTCTTGGAGCTGAATTCGCCTTATTACCATGGGATTATTATTAGAGCTTTCACGGAGATCTGGAACGGGGTTTTCAACGTCAAGCCTGGTGGTGGCGGCGCCGTTGCTTCCCCAGAGCTGCATTTTGGGTTCAGGCCATGTGACTTCTAG